The Sediminispirochaeta smaragdinae DSM 11293 genome has a segment encoding these proteins:
- a CDS encoding sugar ABC transporter substrate-binding protein produces MKRIGLIFLVVVLCLPFIACHKSSERSAAKADEQQAASDNSSAPEITIGCCVMDMANEIFVQYVEGYKAFCEATGNKVKLIVVDGSSQPERQVEALENFISVGVDAIMLNALDLSAVEDVVHRAMDSGIKVGIYPSMDGVTMNFVFDEYQWGFSLGVAAGNWINDELAGKAVVACFNQAELETALGRYYGYVDGVLSVCKKENITFLEPISTVEPVSAMEGMENILQAHPDAKVVLCSADAAAVGAYQAIVGAGIDTSKMFLGGCDGISEALGYIAKGSVFRATCANQYLVQDMGFALLQKLTKACLGMDYDGDYIAPTFLVDKTNVAEYMSREPEYTLDDDLAAVFR; encoded by the coding sequence ATGAAAAGAATAGGTTTAATTTTTTTGGTTGTTGTCTTGTGCCTGCCTTTTATTGCATGTCACAAATCATCTGAGCGGTCTGCTGCCAAGGCTGACGAACAACAAGCCGCATCAGACAATAGTAGTGCACCGGAAATTACTATTGGCTGTTGTGTGATGGATATGGCAAATGAAATTTTTGTCCAATACGTTGAAGGCTATAAAGCCTTTTGTGAAGCCACCGGTAATAAAGTAAAGCTTATTGTTGTTGATGGTTCTTCGCAACCGGAGAGACAGGTTGAAGCACTTGAGAATTTTATCAGTGTTGGCGTTGATGCGATTATGCTTAATGCACTGGATTTAAGTGCGGTTGAAGATGTAGTGCATCGGGCAATGGATTCCGGTATAAAAGTGGGTATCTATCCTTCAATGGATGGAGTTACAATGAACTTTGTATTTGATGAATATCAGTGGGGATTCAGTCTTGGTGTTGCTGCAGGTAACTGGATCAACGATGAACTGGCTGGAAAAGCTGTAGTAGCTTGTTTCAACCAGGCTGAACTTGAGACGGCATTGGGACGTTACTACGGTTATGTCGATGGCGTACTTTCTGTTTGTAAGAAAGAGAACATAACGTTCTTGGAGCCCATTTCAACGGTAGAGCCGGTTTCTGCAATGGAAGGAATGGAAAATATTCTGCAGGCACATCCCGATGCCAAAGTTGTCCTTTGTTCTGCAGATGCAGCTGCGGTTGGGGCATACCAGGCAATTGTAGGTGCGGGTATTGATACAAGCAAGATGTTTTTAGGTGGGTGTGACGGTATTTCAGAAGCTCTTGGTTATATAGCGAAAGGCTCTGTCTTCCGAGCTACGTGTGCAAATCAGTATTTGGTCCAGGATATGGGATTCGCTTTGCTCCAGAAACTCACAAAAGCCTGCCTTGGGATGGATTACGATGGTGACTATATTGCTCCAACCTTCCTTGTAGACAAAACAAATGTGGCTGAATACATGTCACGGGAGCCGGAATATACGCTTGATGACGATTTGGCCGCGGTGTTTCGATAA